The Mercenaria mercenaria strain notata chromosome 8, MADL_Memer_1, whole genome shotgun sequence genome has a segment encoding these proteins:
- the LOC128559063 gene encoding uncharacterized protein LOC128559063, with product MTWWNSQRSTYDRLTQSVSGQGAKRLTPHEERLQERLTFLSGHVYRVPKRAGVNLMQRLREKHPDRFNEPASQDMQQRDSDTDSEHEQTTPTVTQTEENVRNCNQTAVSSTSRKQKLSHLLLEKIEKRMAANQQQMSQIIQQEDNPRAAFGRMVGLSAAQMDDEAFEGLQLDVTNLLVKYKRESRARAQAAL from the exons ATGACGTGGTGGAACAGCCAGAGGTCGACTTATGACAGACTTACCCAAAGTGTGTCTGGCCAGGGCGCCAAACGGCTGACACCTCATGAAGAGCGTTTGCAGGAACGTCTGACATTTCTCAGCGGTCATGTGTACAGAGTGCCCAAACGAGCCGGGGTTAAT CTCATGCAACGACTTCGTGAAAAGCATCCCGATAGATTCAACGAACCCGCATCTCAGGATATGCAGCAACGGGATTCAGACACCGATTCCGAGCATGAGCAGACCACTCCTACAGTCACGCAGACAGAAGAAAACGTCCGTAACTGCAACCAGACGGCCGTCAGCTCCACCTCTAGGAAGCAGAAACTCTCTCATCTTCTTCTGGAGAAAATCGAGAAGAGAATGGCCGCCAACCAGCAGCAAATGAGCCAGATTATCCAGCAG GAGGACAACCCACGAGCGGCTTTTGGTCGCATGGTAGGGCTTTCGGCGGCACAGATGGACGACGAAGCATTTGAGGGACTACAGTTGGATGTCACTAATTTACTGGTGAAGTATAAGCGGGAGTCCAGGGCCAGGGCTCAGGCTGCATTGTGA